One Pseudopipra pipra isolate bDixPip1 chromosome 26, bDixPip1.hap1, whole genome shotgun sequence DNA window includes the following coding sequences:
- the LOC135402822 gene encoding inactive phospholipase C-like protein 2, producing the protein MAEEPRGAQPPGSPRPAAPLPNGPRGGGGGGSPGSGSGSSSREDSAERSPAPTAPRASIMKDGSRQRLPHKKKTVSFSSMPNDRKINSTAACISLMLEGCELKKVRSNSRMYSRFFVLDADMRSVRWEPSKKDSEKAKIEIKSVKEVRVGKKTPVLRSNGLSDQFPDECAFSIIYGDNYESLDLVASSADVVSAWVMGLRYLVSYGKHSPEAPGTGHPSLRTSWISSVFDLADLDKSGRIPVSRAVQLIKALNPGMKTSTIELKFKELQKASERPGAEVACDLFVEAYCELCTRPEIFFLLVQFSSNKEYLGVKDLLMFLEVEQGMEGVTEEKCLEIVGKYEPSKEGREKGYLAIDGFTRYLLSADCSIFDPQHRKVCQDMAQPLSHYYISSAHSACLLEDNFWGRSDISGYISALGLGCRSIELVLWDGPEGEPVVYTSPSAASCVPFRAVVGLIDQHAFTASAYPLILCLVVRCSAPQQRLAAQCLRKTLGDKLYLEPPNPVASYLPSPEQLKGRILIKGKKLPPSCEDSEGEVSDEEEGWELARRLGQEDREAPEGGGPRRVRLSRELSELVSLCQAVPFQDFESSRRGQRYWEMCSFSEVEAGRFANECPAELVSYNKRFLSRVYPSPMRIDASNMNPQDFWKCGCQMVAMNYQTPGLMMDLNAGWFRQNGACGYVLRPAIMREEVSYFSANAKDSLPGVPAQLLHLKVISGQNLPKPKGSGAKGEVVEPYVCAEIHGIPADCAEHRTKTALQSGDNPIFDESLEFQINLPELAVLRFVVLDDDYIGDEFIAQYTIPFECLQPGYRHVPLQSLAGEPLPHATLFVHVAITDRRGGGKGHRRGLAGRRGRRVREYTSTKATGIKAIDEVFRTATQPLREATDLRENVQNALVSFKELCGLTPAANMKQCILTVSTWLLHSDSTPSVTLNLAEQYPPMEAQGPIPDLLRKVLTAYETMIQTSRTLIESADVVYGKLIQAQQAGMDFHKELHRIETKEGLRGRKLQKALESFAWNITVLKGQADLLKHAKAEALDNLWQIHNAGQSCGIGRNGSASPELSRLRAPLEPIPETDGGGDTASC; encoded by the exons GATGGCTCCCGACAGCGGCTGCCACACAAGAAGAAGACGGTGTCCTTCAGCTCCATGCCCAATGACCGCAAGATCAACAGCACGGCCGCCTGCATCTCCCTCATGCTGGAGGGCTGTGAGCTGAAGAAGGTGCGCTCCAACTCCCGCATGTACAGCCGCTTCTTCGTGCTGGACGCCGACATGCGCTCCGTGCGCTGGGAGCCCTCCAAGAAGGACTCAGAGAAGGCCAAGATTGAGATCAAGTCTGTCAAAGAGGTGCGTGTAGGCAAGAAGACACCTGTCCTGCGCAGCAATGGCCTCTCTGACCAGTTCCCGGATGAGTGTGCCTTCTCCATCATCTATGGAGACAACTACGAGTCCCTGGACCTGGTGGCCAGTTCAGCCGACGTGGTGAGCGCCTGGGTGATGGGGCTGCGGTACCTGGTGTCCTATGGGAAACACAGCCCCGAGGCGCCTGGGACCGGCCACCCCAGCCTCCGGACCTCCTGGATCTCCTCTGTCTTTGACCTCGCTGACCTGGATAAGTCTGGTCGCATCCCTGTGTCCCGGGCTGTGCAGCTGATCAAAGCACTCAACCCTGGCATGAAGACCTCCACCATTGAGCTGAAATTCAAGGAGCTGCAGAAGGCCAGTGAGCGTCCTGGTGCAGAGGTGGCCTGCGACCTCTTCGTGGAGGCGTACTGTGAGCTCTGCACCCGCCCTGAGATTTTCTTCCTGCTGGTCCAGTTCTCCAGCAACAAGGAATACCTGGGTGTGAAGGACCTGCTGATGTTCCTGGAGGTGGAGCAGGGCATGGAGGGGGTCACAGAAGAGAAGTGCTTGGAGATCGTCGGCAAGTATGAGCCCTCCAAGGAGGGCCGGGAGAAGGGCTACCTGGCCATCGATGGCTTTACACGCTACCTGCTCTCTGCTGACTGCTCCATCTTCGACCCGCAGCACCGCAAGGTCTGCCAGGATATGgcacagcccctctcccacTACTACATCAGCTCTGCCCACAGCGCCTGCCTGCTGGAGGACAACTTCTGGGGCCGCTCGGACATCAGTGGCTACATCAGTGCCCTGGGCCTGGGCTGCCGCAGCATCGAACTGGTGCTGTGGGATGGCCCCGAGGGCGAGCCTGTGGTCTACACCAGCCCCTCAGCTGCCTCCTGCGTGCCCTTCCGTGCCGTGGTGGGGCTGATCGACCAACACGCCTTCACCGCCTCCGCCTACCCCCTCATCCTCTGCCTGGTGGTGCGCTGCTCGGCCCCCCAACAGCGCCTCGCTGCCCAGTGCCTGCGCAAGACACTGGGGGACAAGCTGTATCTGGAGCCCCCCAACCCAGTGGCGTCCTACCTGccctccccagagcagctcaaGGGCCGCATCCTCATCAAGGGCAAGAAGCTGCCACCCAGCTGTGAGGACAGCGAGGGGGAGGTGTCGGATGAGGAGGAAGGCTGGGAGCTGGCACGGCGGCTGGGCCAGGAGGACCGGGAGGCACCGGAGGGAGGTGGCCCGCGGCGGGTGCGCCTCAGCCGGGAGCTCTCAGAGCTGGTGAGCCTCTGCCAGGCTGTCCCCTTCCAGGACTTTGAGAGCTCACGGCGTGGGCAGCGCTACTGGGAGATGTGCTCCTTCAGTGAGGTGGAAGCAGGACGCTTTGCCAACGAGTGCCCAGCTGAGCTGGTCAGCTACAACAAGCGGTTCCTCTCCCGCGTCTACCCCAGCCCCATGCGCATCGACGCCAGCAACATGAACCCCCAGGACTTCTGGAAGTGTGGCTGCCAGATGGTGGCTATGAACTACCAGACACCGGGGCTCATGATGGACCTGAACGCAGGCTGGTTCCGGCAGAATGGGGCCTGTGGCTATGTCCTCCGCCCAGCCATCATGCGGGAGGAGGTCTCCTACTTCAGTGCCAATGCGAAGGACTCCCTGCCCGGGGTGCCCgcccagctcctgcacctcAAGGTCATCAGTGGGCAGAACCTGCCCAAGCCCAAGGGCTCGGGGGCCaaaggggaggtggtggagccCTACGTCTGTGCCGAAATCCATGGCATCCCAGCTGACTGTGCTGAGCACCGCACCAAGACAGCCCTGCAGAGCGGGGACAACCCCATCTTTGATGAGAGCCTGGAGTTCCAGATCAACCTGCCCGAGCTGGCCGTCCTGCGCTTTGTCGTGCTGGATGATGACTACATTGGGGATGAGTTCATTGCCCAGTACACCATTCCCTTTGAGTGCCTGCAGCCCGGCTACCGCCACGTCCCCCTCCAGTCGCTGGCTGGGGAGCCCCTGCCCCACGCCACCCTCTTCGTGCATGTGGCCATCACTGACCGCCGTGGCGGGGGCAAGGGGCACCGCCGGGGGCTGGCGGGGCGCCGGGGCCGCCGAGTGCGGGAATACACCTCCACCAAGGCCACCGGCATCAAAGCCATCGACGAGGTCTTCCGGACGGCCACGCAGCCGCTGCGAGAGGCCACCGACCTGCGGGAGAATGTGCAG AATGCACTGGTGTCCTTCAAGGAGCTGTGTGGGCTGACACCCGCCGCCAACATGAAGCAGTGCATCCTGACAGTGTCCACGTGGCTGCTGCACAGCGACAGCACACCCAGCGTCACCCTCAACCTGGCAGAGCAGTACCCCCCCATGGAGGCCCAGGGCCCCATCCCCGACCTGCTGCGCAAGGTCCTCACTGCCTACGAGACG ATGATCCAGACCAGCCGGACGCTGATCGAGTCTGCCGACGTGGTGTACGGGAAGCTCATCCAGGCACAGCAGGCAG GGATGGATTTCCACAAGGAGCTGCACCGCATCGAGACCAAggaggggctgcggggccgcAAACTGCAGAAGGCGCTGGAGAGTTTTGCCTGGAACATCACCGTCCTTAAG ggccagGCTGACCTCCTCAAGCACGCCAAGGCGGAGGCACTGGACAACCTGTGGCAGATCCACAACGCAGGACAGTCCTGCGGCATTGGCAGGAACGGCTCGGCCTCACCAGAGCTCTCCCGGCTGCGTGCCCCACTGGAGCCCATCCCTGAGACTGACGGAGGTGGCGACACAGCGTCCTGCTGA